In the Wyeomyia smithii strain HCP4-BCI-WySm-NY-G18 chromosome 2, ASM2978416v1, whole genome shotgun sequence genome, one interval contains:
- the LOC129724928 gene encoding circumsporozoite protein-like translates to MTVRSLTLGVFVVVLQVHTIFGQNCVSGPPDYLCPGIPTSLEVYLQHESYCNRFYRCNEGKAVEGRCPSGLYFNPKENLCCPEHDLCYRSSVCSLVVPGCERCAKDFVRGGVTPQDFYVCNCDGSGVPQRCGWGIDSVSKKNLTLSFINGRCENPDATLSAAKGYTGDKNGDGDDSTLEELLKKVQDLLSKTLGGGGGDGGDGGGGDQGLLDPVIDGLTGGGNGGGGQGGDDQGLLDPVIDGLTGSGGSGGSGGGGDQGLLDPVVDGLLGSGGTTTAAPGGGWPTTTAAAREAAADAAAAACTTTTTVTTTYPA, encoded by the coding sequence ATGACGGTCCGAAGTCTCACACTTGGTGTGTTTGTTGTGGTACTACAAGTTCATACCATATTTGGCCAAAATTGTGTAAGTGGACCGCCAGATTATCTGTGTCCAGGAATTCCGACGTCCCTGGAAGTGTATCTGCAGCACGAATCCTACTGCAATCGTTTCTACAGGTGTAACGAGGGTAAAGCAGTGGAAGGCCGTTGTCCGTCAGGACTTTACTTCAATCCGAAGGAAAATCTTTGCTGTCCGGAACATGATTTGTGCTATCGATCGAGTGTTTGTTCGCTGGTCGTTCCAGGATGCGAACGATGTGCGAAAGATTTTGTTCGCGGAGGAGTGACTCCTCAAGATTTCTATGTGTGCAACTGCGACGGAAGTGGAGTACCACAACGTTGTGGCTGGGGGATCGACTCCGTCTCTAAGAAAAACCTCACACTTAGCTTCATTAACGGACGCTGTGAAAATCCCGATGCCACATTATCGGCGGCTAAGGGCTATACCGGAGACAAAAACGGAGATGGTGACGATAGCACACTAGAAGAGCTGCTGAAAAAGGTACAAGATTTACTTAGTAAAACTCTCGGTGGTGGTGGCGGCGATGGTGGTGATGGCGGCGGCGGTGACCAAGGTTTGTTAGATCCAGTGATAGACGGGTTAACTGGTGGCGGTAACGGCGGCGGCGGACAAGGAGGGGACGACCAAGGACTGTTAGATCCTGTGATAGACGGTTTAACTGGATCAGGTGGATCAGGTGGTTCAGGTGGAGGGGGAGATCAAGGTTTACTAGATCCTGTCGTAGATGGATTACTAGGTAGTGGCGGAACAACGACAGCAGCTCCAGGCGGAGGATGGCCAACGACAACAGCTGCAGCTAGAGAAGCAGCCGCAGATGCAGCCGCTGCAGCATGTACAACAACCACCACCGTAACCACCACATATCCAGCCTAG